One Microcoleus sp. AS-A8 DNA window includes the following coding sequences:
- a CDS encoding response regulator: MNKTLESLSKNTNTQQHSALILIADDDRFTRMLLRQIMEEEGYQVQEVADGEQCLSAYRELQPDMVLLDAMMPVMDGFTCCNQLQTQAGSDRIPVLMITGLNDQASVDWAFEAGATDFVTKPIHPPVLRRRVRRLLEASWAEKALWESEKKYRSVVENVREVIFQTNASGDWTFLNPAWTTFTGFTVEESLGTSFLNYVHPNDQLISRELWQSLIKGRQESCRHEMRFLTKAGQIFWAEIHAHSTLITDGAVTGLSGILQDITKRRQAEALEQETLRLEGEILEQRRAEEMIRRTLEKQKELGELKSRVITTISHEFRTPLTTIMGSTELLKHYGQTWSEEKKLKHFQRIEYAVEQITKLLNDVILIGQTEAGELEVNPTKLDVEVITREIFEELQHGWESQSVGNKRIVPTIVFSSQVDEAQAQLDGKLMRQILTHLVSNAVKYSPQSKKVCVDLVSQQGQAIFRIQDEGIGIPAEDQERVFETFYRASNAGTIQGTGLGLAIAKKCVDLLGGQITLESEVDVGTTVTVILPLNPM, encoded by the coding sequence ATGAATAAAACATTAGAGAGCTTAAGTAAAAACACCAATACTCAACAGCATTCGGCTCTGATTCTGATAGCAGATGATGATCGATTTACAAGGATGCTCCTGCGTCAAATTATGGAAGAAGAAGGGTATCAGGTACAAGAAGTGGCAGATGGCGAACAGTGCCTCTCGGCTTATAGAGAGCTACAACCCGATATGGTGCTCCTGGATGCGATGATGCCCGTGATGGATGGCTTTACATGCTGCAACCAACTGCAAACTCAAGCCGGGAGTGACCGCATCCCTGTGTTAATGATCACTGGACTGAACGACCAGGCATCTGTGGATTGGGCATTTGAAGCCGGTGCTACAGATTTTGTCACGAAGCCGATTCATCCACCCGTACTGCGTCGGCGCGTTCGGCGTCTCCTCGAAGCGAGTTGGGCAGAAAAAGCATTGTGGGAGAGCGAAAAAAAGTATCGCTCGGTGGTAGAAAACGTGAGAGAAGTGATCTTCCAGACCAACGCTTCTGGGGACTGGACATTTCTCAATCCGGCTTGGACAACTTTTACGGGCTTCACGGTTGAAGAGAGCCTGGGAACCAGCTTTCTAAATTACGTCCACCCTAATGACCAACTGATATCAAGGGAATTGTGGCAGTCACTCATTAAAGGTAGACAAGAGTCTTGTCGGCACGAAATGAGATTTTTAACAAAAGCTGGTCAGATTTTTTGGGCAGAAATACATGCTCACTCAACTCTGATTACTGATGGAGCCGTTACTGGGCTTTCCGGCATCCTCCAGGACATAACGAAGCGTCGGCAAGCCGAAGCCTTGGAACAAGAAACCCTCAGACTGGAAGGCGAAATTTTGGAGCAGAGACGCGCAGAGGAAATGATTCGTCGCACCCTGGAAAAGCAAAAAGAATTAGGGGAACTTAAATCTCGTGTCATTACGACTATCTCCCATGAATTTCGTACTCCCTTAACCACGATTATGGGTTCTACTGAATTACTCAAACATTATGGTCAGACCTGGTCAGAAGAGAAAAAGCTGAAACATTTCCAGCGAATTGAGTATGCTGTTGAGCAGATCACTAAATTACTCAATGATGTAATTCTTATCGGTCAAACCGAGGCGGGAGAACTAGAGGTTAATCCCACCAAACTGGATGTAGAAGTGATAACACGCGAGATTTTCGAGGAGTTACAACACGGTTGGGAAAGCCAGTCGGTAGGAAACAAAAGAATAGTTCCAACTATTGTTTTTTCGAGCCAGGTAGACGAGGCTCAAGCGCAGTTGGATGGGAAATTGATGCGGCAAATTCTGACCCATTTAGTCTCCAATGCAGTCAAATATTCTCCTCAGAGCAAGAAAGTTTGTGTAGACTTAGTGTCTCAACAAGGTCAGGCTATTTTCCGGATTCAGGATGAAGGTATTGGTATTCCTGCGGAAGATCAAGAGCGAGTGTTTGAAACTTTCTATCGAGCCAGCAATGCAGGCACAATTCAGGGGACGGGGTTAGGGCTTGCGATCGCCAAAAAATGTGTAGACTTGCTTGGGGGCCAAATAACCTTAGAAAGTGAAGTAGACGTCGGAACAACGGTTAC